In one window of Leptospira neocaledonica DNA:
- a CDS encoding CheR family methyltransferase has protein sequence MAAKDSTEIEIDLLLEAIYQKYGYDFRQYSDAHIKRRITNRMVLSGCNTVSEMQFQLLHNKSFANDLLHDLSITVTEMFRDPGFYRSVREKIIPILKTYPFIKVWHAGCSTGEEAYSMAILLTEEGLMERTTIYATDFNQRALDDAKQGIFSNNLIKEYTTNYQAAGGRSAFSDYYIADENMAIMNQNLKKNIVWANHNLVTDSVFAEVHMILCRNVLIYFKRELQNKVHKMFYESLIKGGVLCLGSKEGMYFSELKDAYQDLDSRQKVFKKKY, from the coding sequence ATGGCAGCTAAGGATAGTACCGAGATAGAGATCGATTTATTATTAGAGGCCATCTATCAGAAATACGGGTACGATTTTAGGCAATATTCGGACGCTCATATAAAGCGTAGGATCACGAATCGGATGGTATTATCCGGATGTAATACGGTTTCGGAAATGCAGTTTCAACTTCTACATAACAAAAGTTTTGCAAACGATCTATTACATGATCTGTCTATCACGGTTACGGAAATGTTCCGAGATCCTGGTTTTTATAGATCGGTTCGTGAAAAGATCATTCCAATCTTAAAAACATATCCATTCATAAAGGTCTGGCATGCAGGATGTTCCACAGGAGAAGAGGCCTACTCTATGGCAATTCTTCTAACGGAAGAAGGCCTTATGGAAAGAACAACCATTTACGCAACCGATTTCAACCAACGGGCCCTCGACGATGCAAAACAAGGTATATTTTCGAATAATTTAATAAAGGAATATACTACAAATTACCAAGCTGCGGGGGGAAGGTCCGCTTTTTCGGATTATTATATCGCCGATGAGAATATGGCCATCATGAACCAAAATCTAAAAAAGAATATAGTCTGGGCGAATCATAATCTCGTGACGGATAGCGTATTTGCGGAGGTTCATATGATATTGTGCAGGAATGTACTTATCTATTTCAAAAGAGAACTTCAGAACAAGGTGCATAAGATGTTTTACGAAAGTTTAATTAAGGGAGGTGTTCTTTGTTTGGGCTCTAAGGAAGGGATGTATTTTAGCGAATTGAAAGATGCATACCAAGATTTGGATTCAAGGCAGAAAGTATTTAAGAAGAAATATTAA
- a CDS encoding OmpA family protein, with product MDCARTRYAIVESKSFQKFCGCVPEDEIPANSKEEALGTLSEGALDDLGTPNYLEIMYRGLKKAFEFSGTTFEQSDEGLKAPGVELKRIEEDKKLKELLIIIDGDVAFPSGRSTLTPKAKELISKIADALVAYPETNVRIGGHTDTPGSFTSNLKLSKERSQAVKQELKQSHEIIEERFKEVDGYADLRKIVDTFFSEKKNRRTEIYVGTVRIVY from the coding sequence ATGGATTGCGCTCGGACAAGATATGCCATCGTTGAGTCTAAATCTTTCCAAAAATTTTGCGGATGTGTTCCGGAAGATGAGATCCCTGCAAACTCCAAGGAAGAAGCTTTAGGTACATTAAGTGAAGGGGCTTTAGATGATCTGGGAACCCCAAATTACTTGGAGATCATGTATCGAGGTTTAAAAAAGGCGTTTGAGTTTTCAGGAACTACATTCGAACAATCTGACGAAGGCCTGAAGGCTCCGGGAGTCGAACTCAAACGAATAGAAGAAGATAAAAAATTAAAAGAACTTTTGATCATTATAGATGGGGACGTTGCATTTCCTTCCGGTAGATCCACATTAACTCCGAAAGCAAAGGAACTTATCTCTAAGATTGCCGACGCCTTAGTTGCTTATCCTGAAACGAATGTTAGGATCGGAGGGCATACGGATACTCCTGGTTCCTTCACTTCAAATCTAAAATTGAGTAAGGAAAGATCCCAAGCAGTAAAACAAGAGCTCAAACAATCCCATGAAATTATAGAGGAGAGATTTAAGGAAGTGGATGGATACGCGGATCTGCGTAAGATCGTTGATACTTTCTTCTCCGAAAAAAAGAATCGAAGAACCGAAATATACGTCGGAACGGTTCGGATCGTATATTAA
- a CDS encoding DUF1554 domain-containing protein, whose product MKRIRKRHPISIFILMVLLLLECKGSTNSLDYILFGASEKYSQSGNGVTVSSPDYSYAVPENPTNGTLDIEIRLNKIPTADVTLPLSLSHTDRAIISVPTVTFTASNWDSPQTITITGIDNLAVEGNKDISLYVGKATSEDKSYNGLYTPSIGITVIDDDSYNIVVSPKKNLITTEKGNTASFTVVLSKAPSSNVVIPTVQSSDLTEGTVSPASLTFTSGNFNTPQVVTITGVDDVLTDGNIQYKINFGNSTSSDTNYNNLILSSVSVTNIDYEEPAIIVTPTTLNINEAGAAKTFTVTLTVEPPGNVTIPVSSSNPSRATVDTSLLTFTPANYNNPQIVTVTPVNNEIADGNVIVNIVLGIATDYGNENPPDVKINITDDDTPGIAVSTLNTNTNEAGQNAFFTVVLTSEPTSNVTVSFNEKKDSVNLSNQEGTIDQTQVVFTPSNWNSPQSVVVTGVDDDVMDGNVQYQIRVNKATSSDSKYNNRTPSPNFVTVNNLDDDTAGFVIVANGNTTLTSNSSVSINGFATDDSAKLDPQTYSKFTIRLRSQPLSNVTLNLSSGSTTNDGILNTSSLVFTPSKGVAGGWDQDREVTVTGNTNGANEGNHDYTVSTSNTTTDDKYGSTTFVKNPSFVYYSCDNDVDNLISSCRRSGGFSTSEGGGTATVYLITQSSPSSAVTVPASSDDTTEGNVTASATITSGNWNTMISSGTNKIIASGVDDALVDGNVLYNIIYGTATGGLTYTSPSTPIRNIDDEQVLTFSNISGDTSEDGTSATFKVKLGLSSPPTGDVTFTLSCKSGSTECASVSPTSLTFTSSDYNINKTITITGKNDNRVDGTQSSCVSFSLLTSSDATFDQYQPPDYCGVQNLDNDKLIWITSLTKSGNLNSGMTVADDSCNDGADPNKPTDMGSATYKALIVDGSTRVATTTGTNASGQTNWVLDASTDYYLKNGGLPYSNKVFTTNSFKLFSFGSLTTAFSGSGSDSFWTGLNSNWTTASNHCNMWTDDITSGITGQYGIGNVLGSGSVSSGNDSCSVSKKFICVQQ is encoded by the coding sequence ATGAAACGAATCCGCAAAAGGCATCCAATTTCCATCTTTATTCTTATGGTTTTACTTCTACTTGAGTGTAAGGGTTCGACGAATTCTTTGGATTATATACTCTTCGGTGCGAGTGAAAAATATTCCCAAAGTGGAAACGGAGTAACAGTCTCTTCTCCCGATTATTCTTATGCGGTCCCCGAAAATCCAACCAATGGAACCTTAGATATAGAAATTCGACTGAACAAAATCCCTACTGCGGATGTGACTCTTCCTCTTAGCTTAAGTCATACGGATCGAGCAATAATTTCTGTCCCTACAGTAACGTTTACTGCAAGTAATTGGGACTCTCCCCAGACTATTACGATTACAGGCATCGACAATCTGGCTGTTGAGGGAAATAAAGACATTTCTCTTTATGTGGGCAAGGCGACCAGTGAAGACAAATCCTATAATGGTCTCTATACTCCTTCGATCGGGATCACAGTAATTGATGATGATTCATATAATATCGTAGTCTCTCCGAAAAAAAATTTGATCACTACGGAAAAAGGAAACACAGCCAGTTTTACCGTAGTTCTAAGCAAAGCGCCTTCTTCCAATGTTGTGATTCCGACTGTCCAAAGTTCGGATTTGACAGAAGGGACCGTGTCCCCTGCTTCTTTAACATTTACAAGTGGGAATTTTAATACTCCTCAGGTAGTAACGATCACTGGGGTGGATGATGTTCTCACAGATGGAAATATCCAATACAAGATCAATTTCGGAAATTCGACCAGCTCGGATACAAATTATAATAATCTAATATTATCTTCCGTTTCAGTTACAAATATAGATTATGAAGAACCTGCCATAATAGTAACGCCTACTACTTTGAATATCAACGAAGCAGGGGCCGCCAAAACATTCACTGTCACATTAACCGTGGAACCTCCTGGAAATGTAACTATCCCAGTCTCCAGCTCGAATCCATCTAGAGCCACCGTAGATACTTCTCTACTTACGTTTACACCTGCAAATTACAATAATCCCCAAATCGTTACAGTAACTCCTGTAAATAACGAGATCGCTGATGGGAACGTCATCGTGAATATAGTTTTAGGAATCGCAACTGATTACGGAAATGAAAACCCTCCCGATGTAAAAATAAATATTACTGACGACGATACTCCAGGGATCGCGGTTTCCACCTTAAACACAAATACAAACGAAGCCGGACAAAACGCATTCTTCACTGTAGTTCTCACAAGTGAACCTACATCTAATGTTACCGTTTCCTTTAATGAAAAGAAAGATTCGGTAAATTTAAGCAACCAAGAAGGCACGATCGACCAGACTCAGGTTGTATTCACTCCTTCCAACTGGAATTCACCTCAATCAGTGGTCGTAACCGGAGTGGACGACGATGTGATGGATGGGAATGTGCAATACCAGATCAGAGTGAATAAGGCAACCAGCTCCGATTCAAAATATAATAACAGAACTCCTAGCCCGAATTTTGTTACCGTAAACAATTTGGATGATGACACTGCAGGTTTTGTGATCGTTGCAAATGGAAATACTACTCTTACTAGTAATTCCTCCGTTTCTATTAACGGATTTGCTACGGACGATTCTGCAAAATTGGATCCTCAAACCTATTCCAAGTTTACGATCCGATTGAGATCCCAACCTCTTTCTAATGTTACTTTAAATCTTTCGAGTGGAAGTACAACTAACGATGGAATTTTAAATACCTCCAGCTTAGTCTTCACTCCTTCTAAAGGAGTAGCCGGTGGATGGGACCAGGATAGAGAAGTTACTGTAACCGGAAATACGAACGGTGCTAACGAAGGAAATCACGATTATACAGTTTCCACTTCTAACACAACAACTGATGATAAATATGGAAGCACCACATTCGTTAAAAATCCTTCTTTCGTATATTATAGCTGTGACAATGATGTTGATAATCTCATTTCTTCTTGTAGAAGATCAGGAGGATTTTCCACAAGTGAAGGAGGAGGAACTGCTACCGTATATCTGATTACGCAATCTTCTCCGAGCTCTGCGGTAACTGTTCCTGCTTCCAGCGATGATACTACGGAGGGAAATGTGACCGCTTCTGCTACGATTACTTCCGGGAACTGGAACACAATGATCTCTTCCGGAACTAATAAGATCATAGCATCAGGCGTCGATGATGCTCTTGTAGATGGGAATGTTTTGTATAATATAATTTACGGGACGGCAACGGGTGGATTGACGTATACCTCACCTTCTACTCCTATCCGGAATATTGACGATGAGCAAGTATTAACATTTTCGAATATAAGTGGAGATACTAGCGAAGATGGTACAAGTGCAACATTCAAGGTAAAATTGGGATTATCATCCCCTCCGACCGGAGATGTTACATTTACTCTTTCCTGTAAATCAGGAAGTACGGAATGTGCGAGTGTGAGTCCTACGAGCTTAACATTCACTTCTTCAGATTATAATATAAACAAGACGATCACGATCACCGGTAAAAACGATAATAGAGTGGATGGCACTCAGAGCAGTTGTGTGTCTTTTAGTCTCCTCACAAGTAGTGATGCAACTTTTGATCAATACCAGCCTCCTGACTATTGCGGAGTCCAAAACTTGGATAATGATAAGTTGATCTGGATTACCTCACTTACCAAAAGTGGAAACCTGAACTCCGGAATGACTGTTGCCGACGATAGTTGTAACGATGGTGCGGATCCTAACAAACCTACAGATATGGGAAGTGCTACTTATAAGGCCTTGATCGTGGACGGTTCCACCAGGGTTGCCACTACGACTGGAACAAACGCCAGCGGACAAACAAACTGGGTCTTGGACGCAAGCACGGATTATTATCTTAAGAATGGTGGTTTACCTTATTCTAATAAAGTATTTACTACGAATTCTTTTAAACTTTTCAGTTTCGGAAGTTTGACTACCGCGTTCAGTGGAAGCGGATCTGATTCTTTCTGGACCGGTTTGAATTCGAATTGGACTACTGCAAGCAACCATTGTAATATGTGGACAGACGATATCACTTCCGGGATTACCGGGCAGTACGGAATCGGAAACGTATTAGGGTCAGGGTCAGTCAGTTCCGGAAACGATAGCTGTTCCGTTTCCAAAAAGTTTATCTGCGTCCAACAATAG
- a CDS encoding chemotaxis protein CheB: MGYGAIVIGVSSGGLNALMKILPSLPENYPLPIVVVQHVSPRSDGYWIESMNRTCGLNVKEADEKEKIERGNIYMAPANYHLLMEKDKTFSLSTEAKVNFARPSIDVLFESAAEAYRDELIGIILTGSNSDGALGLRKIKEEGGLTIVQDPETAESPSMPAYAISTSSVDHILPLEEMANFLKTLGESD; this comes from the coding sequence ATGGGATACGGGGCGATTGTGATAGGGGTTTCTTCGGGCGGCCTGAACGCTCTTATGAAGATATTACCTTCTTTGCCTGAAAATTATCCCCTTCCAATTGTGGTTGTACAACACGTGAGCCCTCGTTCGGACGGATATTGGATCGAAAGTATGAACAGGACCTGCGGGTTGAATGTAAAAGAAGCAGACGAAAAAGAAAAAATAGAACGAGGGAATATTTATATGGCTCCTGCGAATTACCATCTATTGATGGAAAAAGACAAAACATTCTCTTTAAGCACAGAGGCAAAAGTAAATTTTGCAAGGCCGTCGATTGATGTACTTTTTGAATCTGCAGCGGAGGCCTATAGAGACGAGTTGATCGGAATTATTTTAACAGGCTCCAATTCGGACGGAGCCCTCGGACTTAGAAAAATAAAGGAAGAAGGTGGACTGACTATCGTACAAGACCCTGAAACCGCAGAATCTCCTTCTATGCCTGCATATGCAATCTCTACTTCTTCTGTGGATCATATTCTTCCTTTAGAAGAGATGGCGAATTTTTTAAAAACATTAGGTGAGAGTGATTGA
- a CDS encoding ArsR/SmtB family transcription factor, which translates to MERVPNPKPVKLTEKEFTKISRALAEPRRFQLLQCIGSNKEPTACSTLNKSQEISPATLSHHIKELENAGLIETSKDGKFVNIILRRDVFKAYLDKLSQI; encoded by the coding sequence ATGGAGAGAGTGCCAAATCCCAAGCCTGTAAAACTTACTGAAAAGGAATTTACTAAAATTTCCAGGGCACTTGCTGAGCCTAGGAGATTTCAGCTTTTGCAATGTATCGGCTCTAACAAAGAACCTACTGCCTGTAGTACTCTTAATAAATCCCAAGAAATAAGCCCGGCTACACTTTCTCATCACATTAAAGAACTGGAAAATGCAGGGCTGATCGAAACCTCCAAAGACGGTAAATTTGTGAATATCATCCTGAGAAGGGATGTATTCAAGGCATACTTAGATAAACTTTCCCAGATCTAG